A genome region from Trichoderma asperellum chromosome 7, complete sequence includes the following:
- a CDS encoding uncharacterized protein (EggNog:ENOG41), producing MLKLSPGTSTGRACDGYKEIANQTIQTPPVAQPLKIQVDPLKIRSIEFFIEKSRTQFASLFQDEWLNAQILQLAYAEASIRHALVALSVYHELFTRQVVIELQFATRQQNLAMPYRSFYSGINSH from the coding sequence ATGCTGAAGTTATCCCCAGGCACTTCCACTGGCCGCGCTTGTGACGGATATAAAGAAATCGCCAACCAAACGATTCAAACACCCCCAGTTGCGCAGCCTTTGAAAATCCAGGTCGATCCCCTTAAGATTCGGTCAATCGAATTCTTCATTGAGAAATCTAGGACGCAATTCGCGTCACTTTTCCAAGATGAATGGTTGAACGCACAAATTTTGCAGCTTGCATATGCTGAAGCCTCTATTAGACATGCCCTTGTTGCATTATCTGTGTATCACGAGCTGTTTACCAGGCAGGTTGTGATTGAGCTCCAGTTTGCCACGCGACAACAAAATCTTGCCATGCCATACAGGAGCTTCTACAGCGGAATCAACAGTCATTAA
- a CDS encoding uncharacterized protein (EggNog:ENOG41): MGPSLEKHATLLVYEFKFNSYRRARIKEADVLFEFHAMKGRAGGPSVRRVAPYGHHKMQETMQSESSKYGLELTVGPNIPAVNVGLTLSGEAAVDKVTKHYTEVTGDNPQSDDWGNYFQARFFLSENNSQTSGIPAKLCACILLERDDDEDFICVPYLKVTPNFTTMVTSLFSTRAPDDPIIFSVAEPPFNELDTMVDIDVDNLGATDLDQLWDCTACTEYGHSVKQPKSRNSECIPDNIATEKTTE; this comes from the coding sequence ATGGGCCCGTCGTTGGAGAAGCACGCCACCCTCCTTGTGTACGAGTTCAAGTTCAACTCATACAGAAGGGCGCGCATCAAAGAGGCCGACGTCTTGTTCGAGTTCCACGCCATGAAGGGCCGGGCCGGGGGGCCGTCAGTCCGCCGGGTTGCGCCGTATGGACACCACAAGATGCAAGAAACAATGCAGTCTGAGTCTTCAAAATATGGACTGGAACTCACAGTTGGTCCGAATATTCCGGCTGTCAATGTGGGCTTGACGCTCTCTGGCGAAGCAGCTGTGGACAAGGTCACGAAGCACTACACCGAGGTGACCGGCGATAACCCTCAGTCAGACGACTGGGGAAACTACTTCCAAGCACGCTTCTTCCTGTCCGAGAACAATTCGCAGACCAGCGGTATCCCTGCCAAGCTTTGTGCTTGCATTCTGCTGGAgcgagacgacgacgaagacttCATTTGCGTCCCCTACTTGAAAGTAACACCAAATTTCACAACCATGGTGACCTCTCTGTTCTCCACAAGAGCGCCCGACGACCCAATTATATTTAGTGTGGCCGAGCCTCCTTTCAATGAATTAGACACGATGGTCGACATTGATGTCGATAATCTAGGAGCAACCGACTTGGATCAGTTATGGGACTGCACTGCATGCACCGAGTACGGGCATTCTGTGAAGCAACCCAAATCGAGGAATAGCGAGTGTATTCCAGACAATATCGCGACGGAGAAAACGACCGAGTAG
- a CDS encoding uncharacterized protein (EggNog:ENOG41) → MANMIARINPWVSLDVMKIHESTNHSPGSKTRTIYAESAARAIEGAIIRKADIISMSWTIRKLVKKAAVVPNVLVAGTDDEHKKSPEEMAMNALQRAIEKAKSRNILMFCSAADDIQLLGRESLPFSAASDCIICIGAALPKGQRDPTSEDFNTISYFFPGNQVAEARNPRSSKPVEYHDGSSVSTALAAGLASLIIYCTNVVKTYYDDSRPFTDWALKLRNHKNMRTAFDNINYQDYEDRKFLPVWKMFGDVTERINNAQGEEKKILELETLVRALCHKLEAD, encoded by the coding sequence ATGGCTAATATGATTGCGCGCATAAACCCCTGGGTTTCACTCGATGTTATGAAGATCCACGAGAGCACCAACCATAGCCCTGGAAGTAAGACTCGAACAATTTACGCAGAAAGCGCTGCAAGAGCGATTGAAGGAGCCATCATCCGCAAGGCCGACATCATATCCATGTCGTGGACTATCAGAAAATTAGTGAAGAAGGCAGCTGTTGTACCCAACGTCCTAGTTGCCGGGACCGACGACGAGCACAAGAAATCTCCAGAGGAGATGGCCATGAATGCACTCCAAAGAGCAATCGAAAAGGCAAAGTCGCGTAACATCCTAATGTTCTGCTCCGCTGCCGATGATATCCAACTCCTTGGCAGGGAATCTCTTCCTTTCAGCGCAGCATCGGATTGTATTATTTGTATTGGCGCCGCACTGCCCAAAGGGCAAAGGGATCCAACGTCTGAAGACTTCAATACCATAAGCTACTTCTTTCCCGGAAACCAAGTGGCGGAGGCCAGAAACCCTCGGTCATCAAAGCCTGTCGAGTACCATGATGGGTCTTCCGTTTCCACCGCATTGGCCGCGGGACTTGCGTCGCTAATAATCTACTGCACAAATGTTGTCAAAACTTATTATGATGATTCAAGACCATTCACCGATTGGGCGTTGAAACTGCGGAACCACAAGAACATGCGGACTGCATTTGATAACATCAATTATCAGGATTACGAAGACAGAAAGTTTCTGCCTGTCTGGAAGATGTTTGGGGACGTGACAGAGCGCATTAATAATGCTCaaggggaggaaaagaagattttGGAGTTGGAGACTCTGGTAAGAGCTCTTTGTCATAAACTTGAAGCAGACTAA
- a CDS encoding uncharacterized protein (EggNog:ENOG41), whose amino-acid sequence MASYLDDDNVSDAGSVPSLDNLQYDEILDIGYPEDIDRHHVEEKSEESQFREQAWEQQWKEVVRSLVSAEARWDESVQGQGRLLEEYKKKALTSRDARERTTPTFLHILEKRRDTDDFGNLPGDTQLMIIRYLLEHQDSALAESGLSKPKDDLILRVAMEFNNTKFIESVIDCSSKIPGKLDELLNATDHDGMNCLHYAFKEQLSKALGVHQGIKQGSAILAERPNLRTTIKTIHGFVKEAKPETIASRDTYGNTPIHYAMDYNNCRLQIKKYSNMVQYLVLTGDKLLKKNPEQQFNSNNESPYLHYLRTREKWLKQTKRAGATTGPATTSWERSGSLTGKETKGIIKTKESAIYESRKDSKDDDLTGEYQKKSLPPKPGTTRTTIASSPPPEKSRASYPMPNEAEDGTGASDYLSRQSRRPSVHGSETQVAHTSPNNPIYIENSVSKPLMRRRTQVYDQTIDPAQPKTPSSVKLDGEKSAPSKNALDSDTAAKKIGEFVKVHYIRTRTDMEAKELLYGKVASDKNLYFDASHLAGKTVDQVVDLIEKLSNAGGFEDTLSYVNLPILMTIHEKASGSKSDNRGYNSNEKRQRGGAHQENPKLGRSALIIVFDKLVSVNIRHIPRLHVDDREGLPHTDAAIERAIRGLNSFSLGNTRREAIKIEPWDWRKPDLSMDVISFAAPDATHVNLYWSGNQTILKGWGYPDGIPGELTPASKVKRVTLHAFPGFESRERMMKMIESFENEVNDRTKGRVKIEKRIHTGTIISNIKSDDDLDDSEIGISDGPPQQVWIERMEDFRRSLISVHRLLNNRLKIPRVKACISYNLKPPTPSLSILEYGAQPLTHHP is encoded by the exons ATGGCAAGCTATCTTGACGACGATAATGTTTCGGATGCGGGCTCTGTCCCCAGCTTGGACAACTTGCAATATGATGAGATACTTGACATTGGATACCCCGAGGACATCGACCGGCATCACGTTGAGGAAAAGAGTGAAGAGTCACAGTTCAGAGAGCAGGCATGGGAACAACAATGGAAAGAAGTTGTGCGATCTCTTGTGTCCGCCGAGGCACGGTGGGACGAATCTGTGCAAGGACAAGGCCGCTTGCTGGAAGAATATAAGAAGAAGGCACTGACAAGCCGAGACGCGAGAGAGAGGACAACGCCTACCTTTCTCCACATCTTAGAAAAGAGGCGAGATACTGACGACTTTGGAAATCTGCCTGGTGACACACAGTTGATGATAATCAGGTATCTACTTGAGCATCAGGATAGTGCCTTGGCCGAAAGTGGCCTCAGCAAACCAAAGGATGACCTCATTCTGCGGGTAGCCATGGAGTTCAACAACACCAAGTTCATTGAATCAGTCATTGATTGTTCGAGTAAGATTCCGGGAAAATTAGACGAGCTACTTAATGCAACGGACCATGATGGAATGAATTGTCTTCACTACGCCTTCAAGGAACAGTTATCAAAAGCTCTAGGAGTCCACCAAGGGATAAAACAGGGTTCGGCCATTTTGGCAGAGCGACCGAATCTACGTACAACTATTAAGACAATCCATGGCTTTGTCAAGGAAGCAAAACCCGAGACAATAGCCTCAAGAGACACTTATGGGAACACACCCATACACTACGCCATGGACTACAATAATTGTCGACTCCAGATTAAGAAATATAGCAACATGGTTCAATATCTCGTTCTAACAGGCGAtaagctgctgaagaagaacccAGAACAGCAGTTCAACTCGAATAACGAGTCTCCATACCTGCATTATCTGCGCACGCGAGAGAAATGGCTCAAGCAAACCAAGAGAGCCGGCGCCACAACCGGACCAGCAACTACTTCTTGGGAAAGGAGTGGCAGTCTTACAGGCAAGGAAACCAAAGGGATCATCAAGACGAAAGAAAGCGCCATATATGAGTCCAGAAAGGACAGCAAAGACGACGATTTGACAGGAGAGTATCAGAAAAAATCGCTCCCGCCAAAACCCGGGACAACGAGGACAACAATAGCATCCTCGCCTCCGCCTGAAAAAAGTCGGGCGTCATACCCCATGCCCAacgaagctgaagatggGACAGGAGCTTCAGATTACCTGTCAAGACAGTCTCGTCGCCCTTCTGTACATGGATCCGAGACCCAAGTCGCTCATACAAGCCCGAATAACCCTATATACATTGAAAACTCAGTTTCCAAGCCCCTTATGCGTAGGCGAACACAAGTTTACGACCAGACTATCGATCCCGCCCAGCCAAAAACTCCGTCTAGTGTGAAATTGGATGGTGAGAAATCCGCGCCAAGCAAGAACGCTCTAGACTCGGATACAGCAGCAAAGAAAATCGGGGAGTTTGTTAAAGTTCATTACATACGCACGAGAACAGACATGGAAGCAAAGGAATTACTTTACGGTAAAGTGGCCTCGG ATAAAAACTTGTACTTTGATGCATCTCACCTCGCTGGAAAAACTGTAGATCAAGTCGTGGACTTGATTGAAAAGCTCTCAAACGCGGGCGGGTTTGAGGATACTCTATCCTATGTCAATTTACCCATCTTGATGACGATTCATGAGAAGGCAAGCGGATCTAAGTCAGACAATAGAGGATACAATTCAAACGAGAAAAGACAACGTGGAGGCGCCCACCAAGAGAATCCCAAGCTGGGACGCAGCGCTCTAATAATTGTATTTGACAAATTGGTGTCAGTGAACATTCGCCACATACCGCGACTGCATGTGGACGATAGAGAAGGTTTACCTCACACTGATGCCGCAATAGAACGTGCTATTCGAGGTCTCAATTCATTTTCCCTCGGTAATACCAGGAGGGAGGCCATTAAGATAGAACCTTG GGATTGGAGAAAGCCAGACCTGAGCATGGACGTTATTTCGTTTGCAGCACCAGATGCTACCCATGTCAACCTTTACTGGAGTGGAAACCAGACGATCCTCAAGGGCTGGGGCTATCCAGACGGCATTCCAGGAGAATTAACACCCGCTAGCAAAGTAAAGAGGGTGACGCTCCATGCATTTCCA GGTTTTGAAAGTCGCgagaggatgatgaaaatgATAGAAAGCTTTGAGAATGAGGTTAATGACAGGACAAAAGGAAGAGTCAAGATCGAGAAGAGGATTCACACCGGCACAATTATATCCAATATCAAATCTGATGATGACCTAGACGATTCAGAAATTGGAATATCGGATGGCCCTCCGCAGCAAGTCTGGATTGAGAGAATGGAGGATTTCCGACGCTCTTTGATCTCTGTCCACCGGCTTCTAAACAACAGGCTTAAAATCCCACGCGTCAAGGCATGTATAAGCTATAATCTCAAGCCTCCCACTCCCAGTCTGAGCATACTTGAGTACGGCGCACAGCCACTTACACATCATCCATAG
- a CDS encoding uncharacterized protein (EggNog:ENOG41): protein MLRALQQQGARRASSYESDIGTSLRYLETSFNRLAIQVELLIGDVIPELSMTLLGNVGIEPSSTKRPINSLSDARHTLTNLIIYSMQSILGNFERRQHARGCIRNWLDSFHEFSDRQRDITHNGVGERGPALLESQAKFLLLILDTVSGESVEEALLIKDIFVEKFEELVQKAPLAIAEKATKENPLFHVELGIVPLLFSVIAHCRHPVVLRQALHLLKTQHVQEGVWSSDLTSRVAERLVELEEAG from the exons ATGCTTCGAGCATTACAGCAACAGGGAGCGCGTCGAGCTTCTTCATATGAATCTGATATTGGCACCTCTCTGCGGTATTTGGAGACATCATTCAATAGGCTCGCCATTCAAGTAGAATTG CTTATCGGCGATGTCATCCCAGAACTTTCGATGACTCTTCTGGGTAACGTGGGTATTGAACCGTCATCAACAAAAAGACCCATCAATTCGCTATCCGACGCCCGGCACACTTTGACCAACCTAATTATTTACAGCATGCAATCGATACTGGGAAATTTCGAAAGAAGACAACATGCCAGGGGCTGTATAAGAAATTGGCTCGACTCATTCCATGAGTTCAGCGACCGTCAGCGAGATATCACTCACAATGGCGTTGGGGAACGTGGCCCTGCTTTACTTGAGTCGCAAGCCAAGTTCTTGCTCTTGATTCTCGACACGGTCAGCGGCGAGTCAGTTGAAGAAGCGCTTCTTATTAAGGACATATTTGTTGAAAAATTTGAAGAATTAGTCCAAAAAGCGCCGTTAGCAATCGCGGAAAAAGCTACCAAGGAGAATCCTCTCTTCCATGTGGAGCTTGGTATTGTCCCTCTCTTATTCTCGGTTATTGCTCATTGTCGGCATCCTGTTGTTCTAAGGCAAGCTCTGCACCTGCTCAAAACCCAACACGTTCAGGAAGGGGTCTGGAGCAGTGATCTGACGAGTAGGGTTGCTGAACGACTTGTGGAACTGGAGGAAGCAGGCTAA